A single window of Ischnura elegans chromosome 8, ioIscEleg1.1, whole genome shotgun sequence DNA harbors:
- the LOC124163644 gene encoding uncharacterized protein LOC124163644 encodes MLSTEEKREIQNNVLKGLQKPHVWGITPVMKDEMPYNVRVQDLKEKKYGKAISFLKEHFLSSEHLCKAVDITSSETATAQLLHLMLTWLRDGISLEAVAEVDQEKLSEMLSDTESKPATPKRQQGSNAGWHGENENEMIGLLVCRVAFKMEHSKTYSRVRIPGIGCDEDACKRQHKRTASESLKKTHSDNEETDEKYTEETPKREEEEENQLSEILKFRSSLELKIDVYKDYTVNEYLRIYVIHVLPDWQGMNIEESLFKAAIEQAKLMQLKVAMTMSTNHSEQELAKRLGMVELVKQNYKEWDEDSIISKNSREDTQAALMVKTFEAESGLDDETETLSVQLI; translated from the exons ATGTTGAGCACAGAGGAAAAGCGAGAAATTCAGAATAACGTTTTGAAAGGCCTACAAAAACCACATGTTTGGGGAATAACGCCTGTCATGAAGGATGAAATGCCATATAACGTGCGAGTTCAAGATCTAAAG GAAAAGAAGTATGGCAAAGCAATTTCATTCCTAAAGGAGCACTTCCTCTCATCTGAACATTTGTGTAAAGCAGTAGATATCACTTCCAGTGAGACTGCCACAGCacaattattacatttaatgctCACCTGGCTAAGAGATGGGATTTCTCTAGAG gCAGTCGCAGAAGTGGATCAGGAAAAACTAAGTGAAATGTTATCAGATACAGAGAGCAAGCCAGCAACACCAAAGAGGCAACAAGGAAGCAACGCAGGGTGGCACGGAGAAAATGAGAATGAAATGATTGGTCTTCTTGTATGCAG AGTGGCTTTTAAGATGGAACACTCAAAAACCTATAGTCGAGTCCGAATTCCTGGAATTGGTTGTGACGAAGATGCTTGTAAAAGACAACATAAAAGAACAGCATCTGAATCCCTTAAAAAAACACACAGTGACAATGAAGAAACAGATGAAAAATATACGGAAGAGACTCCTAaacgagaagaagaagaagaaaatcagcTCAGTGAGATTCTAAAATTTCGGAGCAGCttagaattaaaaattgatgTTTACAAGGACTACACTGTAAATGAATATCTAAGAATTTATGTCATACACGTTTTGCCAGATTGGCAAGGTATGAATATTGAAGAATCTTTATTCAAAGCAGCTATAGAACAAGCTAAACTAATGCAATTGAAGGTAGCAATGACTATGAGTACAAACCATAGTGAACAGGAATTGGCTAAGAGACTTGGTATGGTAGAATTAGTAAAGCAGAATTATAAAGAATGGGATGAAGATAGTATTATTAGTAAAAATTCTAGAGAAGATACCCAAGCTGCCTTGATGGTAAAAACCTTCGAGGCTGAATCAGGCCTTGATGATGAAACAGAGACTCTATCGGTTcaactaatttaa
- the LOC124163645 gene encoding programmed cell death protein 5, translating to MSDPELEEIRAQRLAQLQSQYKGNPDANQKSAEERKREADEMRNGILSQVLTQSARARLNTLLVGKPEKGRLVENMLLNMARSGQLMGKLGEEELIGILEKVSEQTRSQCSVKFDRRRAALDDSDEDL from the exons ATGTCCGACCCCGAGTTAGAAGAGATTAGAGCGCAGAGGTTAGCCCAGCTGCAGTCCCAGTACAAG GGAAATCCAGATGCTAATCAAAAGTCAGccgaagaaagaaaaagagaggcAGATGAAATGAGAAATGGCATTTTGTCACAGGTCTTGACACAATCTGCCAGAGCCCGAT TGAATACCTTGCTCGTGGGGAAACCTGAGAAGGGTCGCCTGGTCGAGAACATGTTGCTTAATATGGCGAGGAGTGGACAATTAATGGGAAAACTAGGCGAAGAAGAGTTAATTGGTATTCTTGAAAAAGTTAGTGAGCAGACGCGATCTCAGTGTTCGGTGAAG TTCGACCGCCGACGAGCTGCCTTGGATGATTCAGATGAAGATTTATGA